The Xanthomonas sontii genome contains a region encoding:
- a CDS encoding barstar family protein produces MSGFPFALNLAEPAASGVYRVANRDLDSVAALARDAGLRLCRIDLHGCTGKAMLLMRLAAQLDFPPGFGRNWDALTDGLRDLSWLPSPRGYALLLEDAGQLQAVAQPAFDVLLEILDDVAREWAQDGVSFVAFVGGSEEAEAPAESD; encoded by the coding sequence ATGAGCGGCTTCCCGTTCGCGCTGAACCTGGCCGAGCCGGCCGCCTCCGGCGTCTACCGCGTCGCCAACCGCGACCTGGACAGCGTCGCCGCCCTGGCCCGCGACGCCGGCCTGCGGCTGTGCCGGATCGACCTGCACGGCTGCACCGGCAAGGCCATGCTGCTGATGCGGCTGGCCGCGCAACTGGACTTCCCGCCCGGCTTCGGCCGCAACTGGGACGCGCTGACCGACGGCCTGCGCGACCTGTCCTGGCTGCCCTCGCCGCGCGGCTACGCCTTGCTGCTGGAGGATGCCGGGCAGTTGCAGGCGGTGGCGCAGCCGGCCTTCGACGTGCTGCTGGAGATCCTCGACGACGTCGCCCGCGAGTGGGCGCAGGACGGCGTCAGCTTCGTCGCGTTCGTGGGCGGCAGCGAGGAAGCGGAAGCACCCGCCGAGTCGGATTGA
- the dbpA gene encoding ATP-dependent RNA helicase DbpA: MNDFATLSLSQALAPGIDALGYTRMTPVQAQSLPPILAGQDVIVQAPTGSGKTAAFGLGLLHKLDPAMSRAQALVLCPTRELADQVGKQLRKLATGIPNMKLVVLTGGMPLAPQLASLEAHDPQVVVGTPGRIQELARKRALHLGGVRTLVLDEADRMLDMGFEEPIREIASRCDKHRQSLLFSATFPEEIRALARDLLKEPAEITVEGADSAPEIDQQFFEVDPTYRQKAVAGLLLRFTPESSVVFCNTRKEVDEVAGSLQQFGFSALALHGDMEQRDRDEVLVRFVNRSCNVLVASDVAARGLDVEDLAAVINYELPTDTETYRHRIGRTARAGKHGLALSLVAPRETARAQALETEQGQPLRWSRAPLATARPAQLPQAAMVTLRIDGGKTDKLRPGDILGALTGDAGLSGAAIGKIAIYATRSYVAIARAHAGKALAQLQAGKIKGRRFRVAKL, from the coding sequence ATGAACGATTTCGCCACCCTCTCCCTTTCCCAGGCGCTCGCGCCCGGCATCGACGCGCTCGGCTACACCCGCATGACCCCGGTGCAGGCGCAGAGCCTGCCGCCGATCCTGGCCGGCCAGGACGTCATCGTGCAGGCGCCCACCGGCAGCGGCAAGACCGCGGCGTTCGGCCTGGGCCTGCTGCACAAGCTGGATCCGGCGATGAGCCGTGCGCAGGCGCTGGTGCTGTGCCCGACCCGCGAACTGGCCGACCAGGTCGGCAAGCAGTTGCGCAAGCTGGCCACCGGCATTCCCAACATGAAGCTGGTGGTGCTGACCGGCGGCATGCCGCTGGCGCCGCAACTGGCCTCGCTGGAGGCGCACGACCCGCAGGTGGTGGTCGGCACGCCCGGCCGCATCCAGGAACTGGCGCGCAAACGCGCGCTGCACCTGGGCGGGGTGCGCACGCTGGTGCTGGACGAGGCCGACCGCATGCTCGACATGGGCTTCGAGGAGCCGATCCGCGAGATCGCCAGCCGCTGCGACAAGCATCGGCAGAGCCTGCTGTTCTCGGCCACCTTTCCCGAGGAAATCCGCGCGTTGGCGCGCGACCTGCTCAAGGAACCGGCGGAAATCACCGTCGAGGGCGCCGACAGCGCGCCGGAGATCGACCAGCAGTTCTTCGAGGTCGACCCCACCTACCGACAGAAGGCGGTGGCCGGCCTGCTGCTGCGCTTCACCCCCGAGTCCAGCGTGGTGTTCTGCAACACCCGCAAGGAGGTCGACGAGGTCGCCGGCTCGCTGCAGCAGTTCGGCTTCTCCGCGCTGGCGCTGCATGGCGACATGGAACAGCGCGACCGCGACGAGGTGCTGGTGCGCTTCGTCAACCGCAGCTGCAACGTGCTGGTCGCCAGCGACGTGGCCGCGCGCGGGCTGGACGTGGAAGACCTGGCGGCGGTGATCAACTACGAACTGCCGACCGACACCGAGACCTACCGCCACCGCATCGGCCGCACCGCGCGCGCCGGCAAGCACGGCCTGGCCCTGAGCCTGGTGGCGCCGCGCGAGACCGCGCGCGCGCAGGCGCTGGAAACCGAGCAGGGCCAGCCGCTGCGCTGGTCGCGCGCGCCGCTGGCCACCGCACGGCCGGCGCAGTTGCCGCAGGCGGCAATGGTCACCCTGCGCATCGACGGCGGCAAGACCGACAAGCTGCGCCCCGGCGACATCCTCGGCGCACTGACCGGCGATGCCGGGCTGTCCGGCGCGGCGATCGGCAAGATCGCGATTTACGCCACCCGCTCCTACGTCGCCATCGCCCGCGCCCATGCCGGCAAGGCGCTGGCGCAGCTGCAGGCCGGCAAGATCAAGGGCCGCCGGTTCCGGGTCGCCAAGCTGTGA
- a CDS encoding ribonuclease domain-containing protein: MRKPVLLIAAIVLLVGGLWGIRGLQHPPHQQFAPSLDAAAQAPYTAPGKAAAASEAAAPELPAFLPPEARATVALIQRGGPFPHRQDGSVFGNRENRLPAQPRGYYREYTVETPGLSHRGTRRIVTGGTPPQVWYYSDDHYDSFRSFQVGGAGPAR; encoded by the coding sequence ATGCGCAAGCCCGTGCTGTTGATCGCCGCCATCGTGTTGCTGGTGGGCGGGCTGTGGGGCATCCGCGGACTGCAGCATCCGCCGCACCAGCAATTCGCGCCCTCGCTCGACGCGGCCGCGCAGGCGCCGTACACCGCGCCCGGCAAGGCAGCCGCGGCATCGGAAGCCGCGGCGCCGGAGCTGCCCGCGTTCCTGCCGCCAGAAGCGCGCGCCACGGTGGCATTGATCCAGCGCGGCGGCCCGTTCCCGCACCGCCAGGACGGCAGCGTGTTCGGCAACCGCGAGAACCGGCTGCCCGCGCAACCGCGCGGCTACTACCGCGAGTACACCGTCGAGACGCCCGGACTGTCGCATCGCGGCACGCGCCGCATCGTCACCGGCGGCACGCCGCCGCAAGTCTGGTATTACAGCGACGACCACTACGACAGTTTCCGCAGCTTCCAGGTCGGTGGCGCGGGGCCGGCGCGATGA
- a CDS encoding ATP-binding cassette domain-containing protein → MPLITLQNLDYSVGGPLLLEKTDLSIEPGERIALIGRNGAGKSTLMKLIAGELKPDDGEVRVQQGVRIARLEQEVPHGAAGSVFDVVADGLGELGHWLAEFHRLSHAAEFDGDALGAVQSKIDGANGWALDQRVNETLTRLELDGDAEFARLSGGMKRRVLLARALVSAPDLLLLDEPTNHLDIEAIDWLEGFLKGWNGSVVFVTHDRRFLRALATRIVEIDRGQVSSWPGDWANYERRREERLNAQAQENARFDKLLAQEEVWIRQGIKARRTRDEGRVRRLEAMRRERTQRRELGGNVRMEAAQGESSGKKVIEAKELSFAFGARSMVRDFSTTILRGDRIGLIGPNGSGKTTLLKLLLGELTPDGGEVRAGTNLQVAYFDQYRATLREDWSAIENVAEGRDFIEINGKRKHVHAYLQDFLFTPERARAPITRLSGGERNRLLLARLFAQPSNLLVMDEPTNDLDVETLELLEELLGDYSGTLLLVSHDRDFIDNVVTSTMVMEGDGRIGEYVGGYSDWVRQRPATPASAMAVAKASATAAATTPVASAAAAPAPAPAKRKLSYKDARELEQLPARIEALEQQVAALTEAMADPAFYQRDAAAVTAHTQALSQAQADLDAAYARWSELDG, encoded by the coding sequence ATGCCTCTTATCACTCTGCAGAACCTCGACTACAGCGTCGGCGGCCCCTTGCTGCTGGAAAAGACCGACCTGTCGATCGAGCCGGGCGAACGCATCGCCCTGATCGGCCGCAACGGCGCCGGCAAATCCACCCTGATGAAACTGATCGCCGGCGAGCTCAAGCCCGACGACGGCGAGGTCCGCGTGCAGCAGGGCGTGCGCATCGCCCGGTTGGAGCAGGAGGTGCCGCATGGCGCTGCCGGCAGCGTGTTCGACGTGGTCGCCGACGGCCTGGGCGAACTCGGCCATTGGCTGGCCGAGTTCCATCGGCTCAGCCATGCCGCCGAGTTCGACGGCGATGCGCTGGGCGCGGTGCAGTCCAAGATCGATGGCGCCAATGGCTGGGCCCTGGACCAGCGGGTCAACGAGACCCTGACGCGGCTTGAACTGGACGGCGACGCCGAATTCGCGCGGCTGTCCGGCGGCATGAAGCGCCGCGTGCTGCTGGCGCGCGCGCTGGTCTCGGCGCCGGACCTGTTGTTGCTGGACGAACCCACCAACCACCTCGACATCGAGGCCATCGACTGGCTGGAAGGCTTCCTCAAGGGCTGGAACGGCAGCGTGGTATTCGTGACCCACGACCGGCGGTTCCTGCGTGCCCTGGCCACGCGCATCGTCGAGATCGACCGCGGCCAGGTCAGCAGTTGGCCGGGCGACTGGGCCAACTACGAGCGCCGCCGCGAGGAGCGGCTCAATGCGCAGGCGCAGGAGAACGCGCGCTTCGACAAGCTGCTGGCGCAGGAGGAAGTGTGGATCCGCCAGGGCATCAAGGCCCGGCGCACCCGCGACGAGGGCCGGGTGCGGCGGCTGGAAGCGATGCGCCGCGAGCGCACCCAGCGCCGCGAACTCGGCGGCAACGTGCGCATGGAGGCCGCGCAGGGCGAGTCCTCCGGCAAGAAGGTGATCGAGGCCAAGGAGCTGAGCTTCGCCTTCGGCGCGCGCAGCATGGTGCGCGACTTCTCCACCACCATCCTGCGCGGCGACCGTATCGGCCTGATCGGCCCCAACGGCAGCGGCAAGACCACGCTGCTGAAGCTGTTGCTGGGCGAACTGACGCCGGACGGTGGCGAAGTGCGCGCCGGCACCAATCTGCAGGTAGCGTATTTCGACCAGTACCGCGCCACCCTGCGCGAGGACTGGAGCGCGATCGAGAACGTGGCCGAGGGCCGCGACTTCATCGAGATCAACGGCAAGCGCAAGCACGTGCACGCCTACCTGCAGGACTTCCTGTTCACCCCGGAGCGTGCGCGCGCGCCGATCACCCGCCTGTCCGGCGGCGAGCGCAACCGCCTGCTGCTGGCGCGGCTGTTCGCGCAGCCGTCCAACCTGCTGGTGATGGACGAACCGACCAACGACCTGGACGTGGAAACCCTGGAGCTGCTGGAAGAACTGCTCGGCGACTACAGCGGCACGCTGTTGCTGGTCAGCCACGACCGCGACTTCATCGACAACGTGGTCACCTCGACCATGGTCATGGAAGGCGACGGCCGCATCGGCGAATACGTCGGCGGCTACAGCGACTGGGTACGCCAGCGCCCGGCGACGCCGGCCAGCGCGATGGCGGTGGCCAAGGCCTCGGCCACCGCGGCGGCGACCACGCCGGTGGCGTCCGCTGCAGCGGCGCCGGCGCCCGCGCCGGCCAAGCGCAAGCTCAGCTACAAGGACGCGCGCGAACTGGAGCAGTTGCCGGCGCGGATCGAAGCGCTGGAACAGCAGGTCGCGGCGCTGACCGAGGCGATGGCCGACCCGGCGTTCTACCAGCGCGACGCGGCGGCGGTGACCGCGCACACGCAGGCGCTGAGCCAGGCGCAGGCGGACCTCGATGCGGCGTATGCGCGGTGGAGCGAGCTGGACGGTTGA